One part of the Ziziphus jujuba cultivar Dongzao chromosome 2, ASM3175591v1 genome encodes these proteins:
- the LOC107419722 gene encoding 17.6 kDa class I heat shock protein 3, whose product MEDTTGANSPIRLYTDFEPYSIWHRKEDADILDVHLNGFKKEQAKVQINRARILTISGERPLDDNKSWSRFRKQIKLADNTKDDDVRAKLTHGVLSVVIPKKPQILSFSVTLPSDVLQTAQTQDVSAQPKPEKPTTTAAAEESQKGNDTVPALEDAELSGMTLGSYIMGQKESGGWKLTMDKNMGIKVGVVLIVFLLVVFGFLCERFM is encoded by the exons ATGGAAGACACAACCGGTGCTAATAGCCCCATCCGTTTGTATACGGATTTCGAACCTTACTCCATTTGGCATAGAAAGGAAGATGCCGATATTCTTGATGTTCATCTTAATG gttttaaaaaggaacaAGCGAAGGTTCAGATCAACAGGGCAAGGATCCTAACAATCTCCGGAGAACGACCATTAGACGACAACAAAAGCTGGAGTCGTTTTCGAAAACAAATCAAACTGGCCGACAACACCAAAGACGACGACGTTCGTGCCAAGTTAACTCATGGGGTTCTCTCCGTTGTGATACCCAAGAAACCTCAGATTCTCTCCTTCTCCGTTACTTTGCCGTCCGATGTCCTCCAAACGGCCCAAACCCAAGACGTTTCGGCCCAACCAAAACCCGAAAAGCCAACGACGACAGCGGCGGCTGAGGAATCACAGAAAGGAAACGACACCGTTCCGGCATTGGAGGATGCAGAACTGTCCGGGATGACGCTGGGGAGCTATATTATGGGGCAGAAGGAATCGGGTGGTTGGAAGTTGACGATGGATaaaaatatgggcatcaaagtTGGGGTTGTGCTAATTGTGTTTTTGCTTGTGGTGTTTGGGTTTTTATGTGAAAGGTTCATGTAG
- the LOC107419725 gene encoding 18.1 kDa class I heat shock protein-like — MENEAGVNNPSRIYTDFEPYCIWHRKEDNETLHVHLHGFKKEQLKVRIDNMRILTIAGERPLDGNNKWSRFCKQIKLADNIKVNDISSNLAGGILSVVIPKKPTTLPMSISLASEVPQMDHTATENAGVWRLELDKNMGIKVGVVLAFLLLGFGVYVKCLCGK, encoded by the exons ATGGAAAACGAAGCCGGAGTTAATAACCCCAGTCGTATATATACGGACTTCGAGCCTTATTGCATTTGGCATAGGAAGGAAGATAATGAGACTCTTCATGTTCATCTTCATG GTTTCAAAAAGGAACAGCTGAAGGTTCGGATCGACAATATGAGGATCCTAACAATCGCCGGAGAACGACCATTGGATGGCAACAACAAATGGAGTCGTTTttgcaaacaaatcaaactggCCGACAACATCAAAGTTAACGACATTAGCTCCAACTTAGCCGGAGGGATTCTCTCTGTTGTGATACCCAAGAAACCAACGACCCTCCCCATGTCCATTTCCCTGGCGTCCGAAGTCCCCCAGATGGACCATACAGCAACGGAGAATGCAGGTGTTTGGAGGTTAGAGCTTGATaaaaatatgggcatcaaagtTGGGGTTGTGCTTGCGTTTTTACTACTGGGGTTTGGGGTTTATGTGAAATGTTTATGTGGAAAGTAG
- the LOC107419684 gene encoding protein BOLA1, chloroplastic, translated as MGSRGAKELVSRATRMKTKLQSAFEATILDLEDVSYQHAGHAAVKANPNSAAGETHFNLKIVSPKFEGLNLVKRHRLVYDALADELQSGLHALSIVAKTPQELEFQPKRRPE; from the coding sequence atgggttCGCGAGGAGCAAAGGAACTGGTAAGTAGGGCAACTAGAATGAAGACTAAGCTCCAATCAGCTTTCGAAGCCACAATTCTTGACCTCGAAGACGTTTCCTACCAGCACGCCGGCCACGCAGCTGTCAAAGCTAACCCTAACTCTGCCGCCGGCGAAACCCATTTCAACCTCAAGATTGTCTCCCCGAAATTCGAAGGCTTGAACCTCGTGAAACGGCATCGTTTGGTCTACGATGCCTTGGCCGACGAGCTCCAATCTGGACTCCACGCCCTCTCTATCGTCGCCAAGACTCCTCAAGAGCTCGAATTTCAACCCAAACGTCGACCAGAGTAA